A single region of the Methylocystis echinoides genome encodes:
- a CDS encoding GH36-type glycosyl hydrolase domain-containing protein produces the protein MAATESDTGGALVERILLGLVFATVATLEASGGPEHLLIAGFFAAASLYLLRPSSEGGRQSVNFGVDFLAVGAFAALCDRSGVLWRAPETFEGLFRLSPVGAGVATAVYIAGVLVLTARSRMPLRLALFLLPFLFSLFIALGSPPVTKLGAALFLGLEVPEFVAKIVGRTLVLFVLNEAIVVGVPLALGRFLPRQWRPHGMLLFSAFVASLTPFIAAAVPVLLTPYVPKVVAAAGAAVAQALAQAGLWGETYLVTQALAGLLRATPSLSAVVYQDWKNGAEKGAVYGFVFMALVLAVGLVASWPPAVTLISVSGPVGGALIGALVYPLARAIMESTDSTPPFRGRLEEAYLRPANYARGAVTGVAVAVALMADLPAAGGWSRFAFGAVTGALAYAGVDLAFDFYALMQVRRQHFRSWRVYALGALLGAFVAGAISWYFDADQLATVTRKFFAYTSLDYAADGRPINEYIVRPLFTKWGSTNLGPVNGGALLLYDESWSGVIQWVFAAPLFSINLFFLTALVQRSLAPLRQLASWEGLDMLIENAVRVLRWGLWMAPVIYSFLKATPDPTWYNQDGLIRTGVATWMSYVLPDNDFRAWSLDIFTALLAYDAIRVLIWFDHMGLRVATLVNFSFVGGDALDESAARFLGKEQTSRAIPEGIRRFGTWAPLLLPFYIPRDAEWDKAWTAAEQLSVTRPPSYTYLVGGYLVYAGIVSLGLVLFLLARLARAQKIPLEGITGGGGVPGSRPLTLSNGLMTSEWFEDGQGAIRIEGVARGGPPIDLTRRPFDHAHPRGRFLFLREAGGELWSVGEAPTRCPGACAKLTDAGENCLFFIAENNGFAVETRISLAADEAVEIQHIKIVNLEQRARKLTIASLREWVLNETTVELRDPPYNAIHVGTWYVNALNAIFAQNRLLKGGARRAADRRLSPEIGFHAIGAGPDTKMTVLGYEDVKSRFYGMGPTTAPDSLNGLGDVLRSPDDEGLLYGFQPIASLRIELDIGPGGSAELIIVDGWARDMGRATESVARHLGVGPVAPEVLDRALSRRRALIMPPTPKEHRYQFSPDGRGLMLAPGTPRPFAHVIANQLGHGCVLTNDGDIFSFSVNSRLNSFTPFRLGEGRMAPAGQMIYVYDLARTEAYSPTFVPLRRRDTRYDVSYAPGAAVFRSERDHLELEMTVFVSPTEPIEFRLLKIRNKGVHERLLQIVPAMEIILAETPNESLGAIQSVIDDDLQAIYFRNPRNNFVNGWAFVTTSIHAEFAETSRRRFLGHESRNPYLPYMVEHGHPDAGAPEHQRKVAAFCAAIDVPAGEEAVVVVALGQTTTMDEAKRLARMARAPAYAKKQLEASNEAWDAQLSVLRIKTNRPDVDRLVNDWLPYQLLASRLWGRTGPAQRSGATGYRDQLQDVIPLIQLAPARARAQILLHARHQYLEGDAAKWWHRSASGGTGLADRTHSSDPHLWLPYVTIRYVKGTGDAAILDEVETFLEAGPVPKDQEGDVTVPLRSRDKDTLLGHCARAIDYSLDRFGAHGLPLVGSGDWDDGMHLVGAEGRGESVWLGFFLHGVLIDIAPLFEAKGDKARADRYRERAEKLRAALAECWRGDRYVRDFADDGRELSPMSAMTAHWPTLSRAVDAARGREAIEKALALLGRSNRVLLVTPPFNEHSDPYPGRSAEYPPGVRENGGQYSHGVSWFVDALSQLGAQAQAEGDRDTAADLFREAFETWIAISPLSKLRTPAEADVYGLPPHQQPADVYEGEGYEGRGGWDWYTGAAARMLSAAYAMLGLEFVDGELRPRPDAFEAKGELRLESVSYRDKVFTRDNSRKH, from the coding sequence ATGGCTGCCACCGAATCGGACACCGGCGGCGCGCTCGTCGAGCGCATCCTGCTCGGCCTCGTCTTCGCCACGGTGGCGACGCTGGAGGCGTCGGGAGGTCCCGAACATCTGCTCATCGCCGGCTTTTTCGCGGCGGCGTCGCTCTACCTGCTGCGTCCGTCGAGCGAGGGCGGCCGCCAGTCGGTCAATTTCGGGGTGGATTTCCTCGCCGTCGGCGCCTTTGCGGCGCTGTGCGACCGCTCCGGCGTCCTGTGGCGCGCGCCCGAGACCTTCGAGGGGCTGTTCCGCCTCTCCCCGGTCGGGGCGGGCGTCGCCACGGCCGTCTACATTGCCGGCGTCCTCGTGCTCACGGCGCGCTCGCGCATGCCGTTGCGGCTCGCGCTGTTCCTGTTGCCGTTCCTGTTCAGCCTGTTCATCGCGCTGGGCTCGCCGCCGGTCACGAAACTCGGCGCCGCCCTTTTCCTCGGCCTCGAGGTTCCCGAATTCGTGGCCAAGATCGTCGGCCGCACGCTGGTGCTGTTCGTGCTCAATGAGGCGATTGTCGTCGGCGTGCCGCTGGCGCTCGGCCGCTTCCTGCCGCGCCAGTGGCGCCCGCACGGCATGCTGCTCTTCTCGGCCTTCGTCGCCTCGCTGACGCCCTTCATCGCCGCGGCGGTTCCCGTGCTGCTCACGCCCTATGTGCCGAAGGTGGTCGCCGCCGCCGGCGCGGCGGTCGCGCAGGCGCTGGCGCAGGCGGGACTGTGGGGCGAAACCTATCTCGTCACCCAGGCGCTCGCCGGGCTGCTGCGCGCCACGCCGTCGCTCTCGGCGGTCGTCTATCAGGACTGGAAGAACGGCGCCGAGAAGGGGGCCGTCTATGGCTTCGTCTTCATGGCGCTGGTGCTGGCGGTGGGCCTCGTGGCCTCCTGGCCGCCGGCCGTGACGCTCATCTCCGTCTCCGGCCCGGTCGGCGGCGCGCTGATCGGCGCGCTCGTCTATCCGCTGGCGCGCGCCATCATGGAAAGCACGGATTCGACGCCGCCCTTCCGCGGTCGTCTGGAGGAGGCCTACCTGCGTCCCGCCAATTACGCGCGCGGCGCGGTGACCGGCGTGGCGGTCGCGGTGGCGCTGATGGCCGATCTGCCGGCGGCGGGCGGCTGGAGCCGCTTTGCGTTCGGCGCCGTCACGGGCGCGCTGGCCTATGCGGGCGTCGATCTCGCTTTCGATTTCTACGCGCTGATGCAGGTGCGCCGGCAGCATTTCCGCAGCTGGCGGGTCTATGCGCTGGGCGCTCTGCTCGGCGCCTTCGTCGCCGGCGCCATCAGCTGGTATTTCGACGCCGACCAGCTCGCCACGGTGACGCGCAAGTTCTTCGCCTACACCTCGCTCGACTACGCCGCCGACGGTCGGCCGATCAACGAATACATCGTGCGTCCGCTGTTCACGAAGTGGGGCTCGACCAATCTCGGACCCGTCAATGGCGGCGCGCTGCTGCTCTATGACGAGTCCTGGTCGGGCGTGATCCAGTGGGTGTTCGCGGCGCCGCTGTTCTCGATCAATCTTTTCTTCCTGACCGCGCTGGTGCAGCGCAGCCTCGCGCCGCTGCGCCAGCTCGCGAGCTGGGAAGGTCTCGACATGCTGATCGAGAACGCCGTGCGCGTTCTGCGCTGGGGCCTGTGGATGGCGCCGGTGATCTACTCCTTCCTGAAGGCGACGCCGGACCCGACCTGGTACAATCAGGACGGCCTGATCCGCACGGGCGTCGCGACATGGATGAGCTATGTCCTGCCGGACAACGACTTCCGCGCCTGGAGCCTCGACATCTTCACGGCGCTGCTCGCCTATGACGCGATCCGCGTGCTCATCTGGTTCGACCACATGGGCCTGCGCGTCGCGACGCTGGTGAACTTCTCCTTCGTCGGCGGCGACGCCCTCGACGAGTCGGCGGCGCGTTTCCTCGGCAAGGAGCAGACGAGCCGCGCCATTCCGGAAGGCATCCGCCGCTTCGGCACCTGGGCGCCGCTGCTGCTGCCTTTCTACATCCCGCGCGACGCCGAATGGGACAAGGCCTGGACCGCCGCCGAGCAGTTGAGCGTCACGCGGCCGCCGTCCTACACCTATCTCGTCGGGGGCTATCTGGTTTATGCGGGGATTGTCTCTCTCGGGCTCGTGCTGTTCCTGCTCGCGCGTCTGGCGCGGGCGCAGAAGATTCCGCTCGAAGGCATCACCGGCGGCGGCGGCGTGCCCGGTTCGCGGCCGCTGACCCTCTCCAATGGCCTCATGACCAGCGAATGGTTCGAGGACGGGCAGGGGGCGATCCGCATCGAGGGCGTCGCGCGCGGCGGGCCGCCGATCGATCTCACGCGCCGGCCGTTCGATCACGCGCATCCGCGCGGGCGGTTCCTGTTCCTGCGCGAGGCGGGCGGCGAGTTGTGGTCCGTGGGCGAGGCGCCGACGCGCTGCCCCGGCGCCTGCGCCAAGCTCACCGACGCGGGCGAGAACTGTCTCTTCTTCATCGCCGAGAACAATGGCTTCGCGGTCGAGACGCGCATTTCGCTCGCGGCTGACGAGGCGGTGGAGATCCAGCACATCAAGATCGTCAATCTCGAGCAGCGCGCGCGCAAGCTGACCATCGCCTCCCTGCGCGAATGGGTGCTGAACGAAACCACGGTCGAATTGCGCGATCCGCCCTATAACGCGATCCATGTCGGCACATGGTATGTGAACGCGCTCAATGCGATCTTCGCGCAGAACCGGCTGCTCAAGGGTGGCGCTCGGCGCGCGGCCGACCGGCGCCTGTCGCCGGAGATCGGCTTCCACGCCATCGGCGCCGGCCCCGACACGAAGATGACCGTGCTGGGTTATGAGGACGTCAAGTCGCGCTTCTACGGCATGGGGCCGACGACGGCCCCCGACAGTCTCAACGGTCTCGGCGACGTGTTGCGCAGCCCGGACGACGAAGGCCTGCTCTACGGCTTCCAGCCTATCGCCAGCCTGCGCATCGAACTGGACATCGGGCCCGGCGGCAGCGCCGAGCTGATCATCGTCGACGGCTGGGCGCGCGACATGGGACGCGCAACGGAGTCGGTTGCGCGCCATCTTGGCGTGGGGCCGGTCGCGCCGGAAGTGCTCGACCGCGCATTGTCGCGCCGTCGCGCGCTCATCATGCCGCCGACGCCGAAGGAGCATCGCTACCAGTTCTCGCCGGACGGCCGCGGCTTGATGCTGGCGCCGGGCACGCCGCGACCCTTCGCCCATGTCATCGCCAACCAATTGGGCCATGGCTGCGTGCTGACCAATGACGGCGACATCTTCTCCTTCTCGGTCAATTCGCGTCTGAACAGCTTCACGCCGTTCCGTCTCGGCGAGGGCCGCATGGCGCCGGCGGGGCAGATGATCTATGTCTATGACCTCGCCCGAACCGAAGCCTACAGCCCGACATTCGTGCCGCTGCGTCGCCGCGATACGCGCTATGATGTGAGCTATGCGCCGGGCGCGGCGGTCTTCCGCTCGGAGCGCGACCATCTCGAACTGGAGATGACCGTCTTCGTCAGCCCGACGGAGCCGATCGAGTTCCGGCTGCTGAAAATCCGCAACAAGGGCGTGCACGAACGCCTGTTGCAGATCGTCCCGGCGATGGAGATCATTCTCGCGGAGACGCCGAACGAAAGCCTCGGCGCCATCCAGTCGGTCATCGACGATGATCTGCAGGCGATCTACTTCCGAAACCCGCGCAACAATTTCGTCAACGGCTGGGCCTTCGTCACCACGTCGATCCACGCCGAATTCGCCGAGACCTCGCGCCGCCGCTTCCTCGGGCACGAGAGCCGTAATCCCTATCTCCCCTATATGGTCGAGCACGGCCATCCGGACGCCGGCGCGCCCGAGCATCAGCGCAAGGTGGCGGCCTTCTGCGCCGCCATCGACGTGCCGGCAGGCGAGGAGGCGGTTGTCGTCGTCGCGCTCGGCCAGACGACCACCATGGACGAAGCGAAGCGGCTGGCGCGGATGGCGCGCGCGCCCGCCTATGCGAAGAAGCAACTGGAGGCGAGCAACGAGGCGTGGGACGCGCAGCTTTCCGTGCTGCGCATCAAGACCAACCGTCCTGACGTCGACCGGCTGGTCAACGACTGGCTGCCCTATCAGTTGCTCGCGTCGCGGCTCTGGGGCCGCACGGGGCCGGCGCAGCGTTCGGGCGCGACCGGCTATCGCGACCAGTTGCAGGACGTCATCCCGCTCATCCAGCTCGCCCCGGCGCGCGCCCGCGCGCAGATCCTGCTGCATGCGCGGCATCAGTATCTCGAAGGCGACGCCGCCAAATGGTGGCATCGCTCGGCGAGCGGCGGCACGGGTCTTGCGGATCGCACGCATTCCTCCGACCCGCATCTGTGGCTGCCCTATGTCACGATCCGTTATGTGAAGGGCACGGGCGACGCCGCCATTCTCGACGAGGTGGAGACCTTCCTCGAAGCCGGCCCCGTGCCGAAGGATCAGGAAGGCGACGTGACCGTGCCGCTGCGCTCGCGCGACAAGGACACGCTGCTCGGCCATTGCGCCCGCGCCATCGACTATTCGCTCGACCGCTTCGGCGCCCATGGGCTGCCGCTCGTCGGCTCGGGCGATTGGGACGACGGCATGCATCTGGTTGGGGCGGAGGGACGCGGCGAGTCGGTCTGGCTCGGCTTCTTCCTGCATGGCGTTCTGATCGACATCGCGCCGCTCTTCGAGGCGAAGGGCGACAAGGCGCGCGCCGACCGCTATCGAGAACGCGCCGAAAAACTGCGCGCGGCGCTGGCCGAGTGCTGGCGCGGCGACCGCTATGTCCGTGACTTCGCCGACGACGGCCGCGAACTGTCGCCGATGAGCGCGATGACGGCGCATTGGCCGACGCTCTCGCGCGCGGTCGACGCCGCGCGCGGGCGCGAGGCCATCGAGAAGGCGCTTGCCCTTCTTGGCCGCTCGAACCGCGTGCTGCTGGTCACGCCGCCCTTCAACGAGCATTCCGATCCCTATCCGGGCCGCAGCGCGGAATATCCGCCGGGTGTGCGCGAGAACGGCGGGCAATATTCGCACGGCGTGTCCTGGTTCGTGGACGCCCTTTCACAGCTCGGCGCGCAGGCGCAGGCGGAAGGCGACAGAGACACGGCGGCCGATTTGTTCCGCGAGGCCTTCGAGACCTGGATCGCCATCTCGCCGCTGTCCAAGCTCAGAACGCCGGCGGAGGCGGATGTCTACGGCCTGCCGCCGCATCAACAGCCGGCCGATGTCTACGAGGGCGAGGGCTATGAGGGCCGCGGCGGCTGGGACTGGTACACGGGCGCCGCCGCGCGCATGCTGTCGGCCGCCTACGCCATGCTGGGGCTGGAGTTCGTCGACGGCGAGCTGCGGCCGCGCCCGGACGCCTTCGAGGCGAAGGGCGAGCTGCGTCTCGAAAGCGTCTCCTACCGCGACAAGGTCTTCACGCGCGACAACAGCCGCAAACATTGA
- a CDS encoding helix-turn-helix domain-containing protein: MSRILKNAHRSAKRLHDAGYMDDLTMREFDALCLTPCPDFTAEDVLRIRKKAHASQGVFAAFLNVGKTTVAAWEQGTKKPSGAASKLLDIVDRKGLDALA; the protein is encoded by the coding sequence ATGAGCCGGATTCTGAAAAACGCCCATAGGTCCGCAAAGCGTCTGCATGACGCCGGCTATATGGATGACCTGACGATGCGTGAATTCGACGCGCTGTGCCTGACGCCCTGTCCGGACTTTACTGCGGAAGACGTTCTGCGTATCCGCAAAAAGGCCCACGCAAGTCAGGGTGTTTTTGCGGCGTTTCTCAACGTCGGCAAGACGACAGTCGCCGCATGGGAACAAGGGACGAAGAAACCAAGTGGCGCTGCGAGCAAGCTGCTCGACATTGTCGACCGGAAGGGGCTCGACGCGCTCGCCTGA
- a CDS encoding metallophosphoesterase family protein: MSFLLAHLSDAHIGPIPRPNLHELLGKRVTGYVNWLYKRAGQHDMGVLARLVADMRAQQPDHVLMTGDIVNIGLPAEIALARDWLETLGAPESVSFTPGNHDAYVADVTAVVHEAFAPWTRGETPATGFPYLRRRAGVALIGLDSGVPTAPFVASGRLGDAQLAALGALLEQSRAESLTRVVFLHHPPHVGGARVLRGLDDAAAFEAVIARHGAELILHGHNHKPSVAYIPTPQGQAPVVGVASASAKPGGHYPAAAYNLYAIERAGEGLKVTLRRRELDETGQVVEKSVETLR; the protein is encoded by the coding sequence GTGAGCTTTCTCCTCGCCCATCTCTCCGACGCCCATATCGGCCCGATCCCGCGCCCCAATCTGCACGAGCTGCTCGGCAAGCGCGTCACCGGCTATGTCAACTGGCTCTACAAGCGCGCGGGCCAGCACGACATGGGCGTTCTGGCGCGGCTCGTCGCCGACATGCGCGCGCAGCAGCCCGACCATGTGCTGATGACCGGCGACATCGTCAACATCGGCCTGCCTGCCGAAATCGCCCTGGCGCGCGACTGGCTGGAGACGCTCGGCGCGCCGGAATCGGTGAGCTTCACCCCCGGCAATCACGACGCCTATGTCGCCGATGTGACGGCGGTGGTGCATGAGGCGTTTGCGCCCTGGACGCGCGGCGAAACGCCGGCGACCGGCTTTCCCTATCTGCGCCGGCGCGCCGGCGTGGCGCTGATCGGCCTCGATTCCGGCGTCCCGACGGCGCCCTTCGTCGCCTCGGGCCGTCTCGGCGACGCCCAGCTCGCCGCGCTTGGGGCGTTGCTGGAGCAGTCGCGGGCCGAGAGCCTGACGCGGGTGGTGTTTCTCCACCATCCGCCGCATGTCGGCGGCGCGCGCGTTCTGCGCGGCCTCGACGACGCGGCGGCCTTCGAGGCGGTGATCGCGCGGCACGGCGCCGAGCTGATCCTGCACGGGCACAATCACAAGCCAAGCGTGGCGTACATACCCACGCCGCAGGGCCAGGCGCCGGTGGTCGGCGTGGCGTCGGCTTCGGCGAAGCCCGGGGGACATTATCCGGCGGCCGCCTACAATCTTTACGCCATCGAGCGGGCAGGCGAGGGTCTGAAGGTCACGTTGCGGCGGCGTGAGCTTGATGAGACGGGGCAGGTCGTGGAGAAAAGCGTCGAGACGCTTCGCTAG
- a CDS encoding NUDIX domain-containing protein: MVTTTLQKAPRPSVRARVVSRIITFAALFQRPMTLGVRGLVIDPDDRVLLVRHTYVPGFYLPGGGVESGETMLQALTRELHEEGNVQLLGAPTLQAVYLNRRASPRDHVALYVVRDFHCDELPKPNHEIAEARFFPVDALPPDITPATRARLMECLDGAPISPYW; this comes from the coding sequence ATGGTGACGACAACGCTGCAAAAGGCCCCGCGGCCTTCGGTCCGGGCCCGCGTGGTCTCGCGGATCATCACCTTCGCCGCGCTGTTCCAGCGGCCCATGACGCTTGGCGTGCGCGGGCTGGTCATCGACCCGGACGACCGCGTGCTGCTGGTGCGGCACACTTATGTGCCGGGCTTCTATCTGCCGGGCGGCGGCGTCGAGAGCGGCGAGACCATGCTTCAGGCGCTGACCCGGGAGCTCCACGAGGAAGGCAACGTCCAGCTTCTCGGCGCGCCGACGCTGCAAGCCGTCTATCTCAACCGGCGCGCCTCGCCGCGCGACCATGTGGCGCTCTATGTCGTGCGGGACTTTCACTGCGACGAACTGCCGAAGCCAAATCACGAAATCGCGGAGGCGCGCTTTTTCCCGGTCGACGCGCTGCCCCCGGACATTACCCCCGCGACCCGCGCCCGCCTGATGGAATGTTTGGACGGCGCGCCCATCTCGCCTTATTGGTGA
- a CDS encoding GNAT family N-acetyltransferase: MTGLSIARAGAADAARIADIHVAAWRETYVGMMPAATLAALDVAEWAERWAAKLADPDPASAAFLALDAAGTAAGFGHCRRQSSEKLRGFSGEIASIYLLGRIQRRGAGRRLLREMAAHLTSHGCDSASVWVFREAAHARHFYEAHGAAPTGVEGVWEIYGMVLPDMAYGWRDLGGLLSATPGAEGRDG; this comes from the coding sequence ATGACCGGGCTGAGCATCGCAAGGGCAGGGGCCGCCGACGCGGCGCGGATCGCCGACATTCATGTCGCCGCCTGGCGCGAGACCTACGTCGGCATGATGCCGGCGGCGACGCTCGCGGCGCTCGATGTCGCGGAGTGGGCGGAACGCTGGGCCGCGAAGCTGGCCGACCCCGACCCGGCTTCGGCGGCCTTTCTGGCGCTGGACGCGGCGGGGACAGCGGCGGGTTTCGGCCATTGCCGACGCCAGTCGAGCGAGAAACTCAGGGGTTTCTCCGGCGAGATCGCCTCGATTTACCTGCTTGGACGCATCCAGCGCCGAGGGGCGGGGCGACGGTTGCTGCGGGAGATGGCGGCGCATCTCACCAGCCATGGCTGCGACAGTGCGAGCGTCTGGGTTTTCCGCGAGGCGGCCCATGCGCGCCATTTCTATGAGGCGCATGGCGCCGCCCCGACGGGCGTGGAGGGCGTCTGGGAGATTTACGGCATGGTTCTGCCGGACATGGCCTATGGCTGGCGCGATCTGGGCGGGCTTCTGTCGGCGACGCCCGGCGCCGAGGGCCGCGACGGCTGA
- a CDS encoding GNAT family N-acetyltransferase: MIDLVIQFLPMTPADEAQIEKLDERAFGPGRYARTAFRLREGVSPDLSLSFVARVGTLLVGANRMTGILVGETPALLLGPLTVEPAFRSQGVGEKLMHHSLDAARAAGHGLVLLVGDHDYYSRVGFQRVPRGKITMPGPVDPDRILYCELRPGAFDAAHGQMRRA; encoded by the coding sequence ATGATCGACCTTGTCATCCAATTCCTCCCCATGACCCCGGCCGACGAGGCGCAGATCGAGAAACTCGACGAGCGCGCCTTCGGCCCCGGCCGCTACGCCCGCACCGCCTTCCGGCTGCGCGAAGGCGTGTCGCCGGATTTGTCGCTGTCTTTTGTCGCGCGCGTCGGCACGCTGCTCGTGGGCGCCAATCGGATGACCGGGATTCTCGTCGGCGAAACGCCCGCGCTGCTGCTCGGCCCGCTCACCGTGGAGCCGGCGTTCCGCTCGCAGGGCGTGGGCGAGAAGCTGATGCACCATTCGCTCGACGCCGCCCGCGCCGCCGGCCACGGTCTGGTGCTGCTCGTCGGCGATCACGATTATTATTCGCGGGTCGGCTTCCAGCGGGTCCCGCGCGGCAAAATCACCATGCCGGGGCCGGTCGATCCCGACCGTATCCTCTATTGCGAACTGCGGCCCGGCGCCTTCGACGCCGCCCATGGCCAGATGCGGCGCGCCTGA
- the zapE gene encoding cell division protein ZapE gives MKRPLIDRYDALVLERDLHPDQSQREAVRKLQALVDALGKRAAPATGLVGLLRGYLRKDETPRGLYLWGPVGRGKTMLMNLFFDIAPVEKKRRAHFHGFMADVHERLHRLRSAATSGVADPVTCVAQEIAAETRLLCFDEFAVTDIADASILARLFTMLFAQGVVVVATSNVEPSRLYDGGRNRDLFLPFIALLQQRMDVQRLAAPIDYRARGDCAGEVWFTPADERAHAAMDALFLSLTGVKHGAPATIELKRRTLFIPQIAGRVARLSFSELCGRPHSAFDFMALAQRFDVVMIDDAPILAPEQRNEARRLITLVDVLYEAHTLLAVSAAAEPDYLYDAPAGAEAREFQRAASRLTEMRSRAYLARCAAGAAFMGAAQGVDNRPAELAPSNHLEG, from the coding sequence ATGAAGCGCCCCCTGATCGACCGCTACGACGCGCTGGTCCTCGAACGCGACCTGCACCCCGACCAGTCACAGCGCGAGGCTGTCAGGAAGCTTCAGGCGCTCGTCGACGCGCTCGGCAAGCGCGCCGCGCCGGCGACCGGCCTTGTCGGCCTTCTGCGCGGCTATCTGCGGAAGGACGAGACGCCGCGCGGCCTCTATCTCTGGGGACCGGTCGGGCGCGGCAAGACCATGTTGATGAATCTCTTCTTCGACATAGCGCCGGTCGAGAAGAAGCGCCGCGCACATTTCCACGGCTTCATGGCGGATGTCCATGAACGTCTGCACCGGCTGCGCAGCGCGGCGACGAGCGGCGTCGCCGATCCGGTGACCTGCGTCGCGCAGGAAATCGCCGCCGAGACGCGCCTGCTGTGCTTCGACGAATTCGCGGTGACCGACATCGCCGACGCCTCCATCCTCGCGCGGCTCTTCACGATGCTTTTTGCGCAGGGAGTCGTGGTCGTCGCCACATCGAATGTCGAGCCGTCGCGGCTCTATGACGGCGGGCGCAATCGCGATCTGTTCCTGCCTTTCATCGCGCTGCTTCAGCAGCGCATGGATGTGCAGCGCCTCGCGGCGCCGATCGACTATCGCGCGCGCGGCGATTGCGCCGGCGAGGTGTGGTTCACGCCGGCCGATGAACGCGCCCATGCCGCGATGGATGCGCTGTTCCTGTCGCTGACCGGCGTCAAGCACGGCGCGCCCGCCACCATCGAACTCAAGCGGCGGACGCTGTTCATCCCGCAGATCGCCGGGCGCGTGGCGCGGCTGAGTTTTTCGGAGCTGTGCGGGCGGCCGCATTCGGCCTTCGACTTCATGGCGCTGGCGCAGCGCTTCGATGTGGTGATGATCGACGACGCGCCCATCCTCGCGCCGGAACAGCGCAATGAGGCGCGGCGTCTCATCACGCTGGTCGATGTGCTGTACGAAGCGCATACGCTGCTCGCCGTCTCGGCGGCGGCGGAGCCCGATTACCTTTACGACGCGCCGGCGGGCGCGGAGGCGCGGGAGTTCCAGCGCGCGGCGTCGCGGCTCACGGAAATGCGCTCGCGCGCCTATCTCGCCCGCTGCGCGGCAGGCGCCGCTTTCATGGGGGCGGCGCAGGGCGTCGACAACCGGCCGGCAGAGCTTGCCCCGAGCAACCATCTCGAAGGATAG
- the serS gene encoding serine--tRNA ligase translates to MYDIKWIRDNAELFDTGRRRRGLEPLSAQLLALDDARRAAIAELQKAQERRNAASKDIGAAMKAGDAAKAEALKAEVAQIKENWPALEEAERYAIAELDAALSSIPNTPLDSVPDGADENDNVEVARWGTPRAFDFTPKEHFEIGEGLGLMDFEVAAKLSGARFVVNKGPLARLERALAQFMLDLHTGDHGYMEVNPPLLVRDDAMFGTAQLPKFRDDQFSVSAGRQATPPDPTAEPFVQTSDFWLIPTAEVPLTNLVRESILDEAQLPLRLTAGTYCFRAEAGAAGKDTRGMIRQHQFYKVELVSITTPEQSLDEHERMTGCAEKVLQALELPYRKVVLCTGDMGFASQKTYDLEVWLPGQGKYREISSCSVCGDFQARRMNARSRGSDGKPRAVHTLNGSGVAVGRAMVAVLENYQEADGSVTVPMVLRPYMGGLTHIRR, encoded by the coding sequence ATGTACGACATCAAATGGATTCGCGATAACGCCGAGCTTTTCGACACCGGCCGCCGGCGCCGGGGGCTGGAGCCGCTGTCGGCGCAGCTTCTCGCGCTCGACGACGCGCGCCGGGCGGCGATCGCCGAATTGCAGAAGGCGCAGGAGCGCCGCAACGCCGCCTCCAAGGACATCGGCGCGGCCATGAAGGCCGGCGACGCCGCGAAGGCGGAGGCGCTGAAGGCCGAAGTCGCGCAGATCAAGGAAAACTGGCCGGCGCTGGAAGAGGCCGAACGCTACGCCATCGCCGAGCTCGACGCTGCGCTGTCGAGCATCCCCAACACGCCTCTGGACAGCGTGCCCGACGGCGCCGACGAGAACGACAATGTCGAAGTCGCGCGCTGGGGAACGCCCCGCGCCTTCGACTTCACGCCGAAGGAGCATTTCGAGATCGGCGAGGGCCTCGGGCTCATGGATTTCGAGGTCGCCGCGAAACTCTCGGGCGCGCGCTTCGTCGTCAATAAAGGACCGCTCGCCCGGCTGGAGCGCGCGCTCGCGCAATTCATGCTCGACCTGCACACGGGCGATCACGGCTATATGGAGGTCAATCCGCCGCTGCTGGTGCGCGACGACGCCATGTTCGGCACGGCGCAACTGCCGAAGTTCCGCGACGATCAGTTTTCCGTGAGCGCCGGCCGTCAGGCGACGCCGCCCGATCCGACGGCGGAGCCCTTCGTGCAGACCTCGGATTTCTGGCTCATTCCGACGGCCGAAGTGCCGCTGACCAATCTCGTGCGCGAGTCGATCCTCGACGAGGCGCAACTGCCGCTGCGCCTGACCGCCGGCACCTATTGCTTCCGCGCCGAGGCGGGCGCCGCCGGCAAGGACACGCGCGGCATGATCCGCCAGCATCAGTTCTACAAGGTCGAGCTCGTCTCGATCACCACGCCCGAGCAGTCGCTCGACGAGCACGAGCGCATGACCGGCTGCGCCGAGAAGGTGCTGCAGGCGCTAGAGCTGCCCTATCGCAAGGTCGTGCTCTGCACCGGCGACATGGGTTTCGCCTCGCAGAAGACTTACGATCTCGAAGTCTGGCTGCCGGGGCAGGGGAAGTATCGCGAGATTTCGTCCTGTTCCGTCTGCGGCGATTTTCAGGCGCGCCGCATGAACGCCCGCTCGCGCGGTTCGGACGGCAAGCCGCGCGCCGTGCACACGCTCAACGGCTCCGGCGTCGCGGTGGGCCGCGCCATGGTGGCGGTGCTGGAGAATTATCAGGAAGCCGACGGCTCCGTGACCGTGCCGATGGTGTTGCGGCCCTATATGGGCGGGCTGACGCATATAAGGCGGTAG